The Euphorbia lathyris chromosome 2, ddEupLath1.1, whole genome shotgun sequence genome includes a window with the following:
- the LOC136220081 gene encoding calcium-binding protein CP1 encodes MCPSGRTLATRTASSKPDFRTAFDVLDADRDGKISRDDLKTFYAGFPNGAVSDEGDFIATMMSVADFNNDGFVEYDEFERVLDVNNGMKKKKMKNGGGGGVMEDVFKVMDKDGDGKLNHEDLKNYMQSAGFDANDDDIRAMIKLGGGGDDINGTVSFHGLLRILSLDS; translated from the coding sequence aTGTGTCCCTCCGGCAGAACTTTAGCCACCAGAACGGCGTCGTCCAAGCCTGATTTCCGCACCGCTTTCGACGTTCTCGACGCAGACCGCGACGGAAAGATCAGCAGAGACGACCTCAAGACATTCTACGCGGGGTTCCCGAACGGCGCCGTTTCGGACGAGGGAGATTTTATAGCGACGATGATGTCCGTCGCCGATTTCAACAACGACGGGTTCGTTGAGTACGATGAGTTCGAACGCGTTTTGGATGTGAATAAcgggatgaagaagaagaagatgaagaatggaggaggaggaggagttaTGGAGGATGTATTTAAGGTAATGGATAAAGATGGAGATGGAAAATTGAATCATGAGGATTTGAAGAATTATATGCAGTCGGCTGGATTTGATGCTAATGATGATGATATTAGAGCTATGATTAAATTAGGCGGCGGTGGAGATGATATAAACGGTACCGTTTCATTCCATGGTTTGCTTAGGATTTTGTCTCTTGATTCTTGA